The following are from one region of the Streptomyces tuirus genome:
- the folP gene encoding dihydropteroate synthase, with protein MSNQSGRGRVAGLPEWDRCAVMGVVNVTPDSFSDGGRFFDTTAAVKRGLDLVTEGADLVDVGGESTRPGATRVDEDEELRRVVPVVRGLASEGVTVSVDTMRASVAERALAAGAALVNDVSGGLADPRMIPAVADTGAPFVVMHWRGFLQGGNVRGEYTDVVTEVVDELHARVEAVLAGGIAPERIVVDPGLGFSKNAGHDLALLAGLDRLLALGHPLLVAASRKRFLGRVLAGPDGPPPPARERDAATAAVSALAAHAGAWAVRVHEVRATADAVRVARAIAAARGTGTGAEGAR; from the coding sequence ATGAGCAACCAGAGCGGACGCGGGCGCGTGGCGGGCCTACCGGAATGGGACCGCTGCGCGGTCATGGGAGTCGTGAACGTCACCCCCGACTCCTTCTCCGACGGCGGCCGCTTCTTCGACACCACCGCCGCCGTCAAACGCGGCCTCGACCTGGTCACCGAAGGCGCCGACCTCGTCGACGTGGGCGGCGAATCCACCCGCCCCGGCGCCACCCGCGTCGACGAGGACGAGGAACTGCGCCGCGTCGTCCCCGTCGTCCGCGGCCTGGCCTCCGAGGGCGTCACCGTCTCCGTCGACACCATGCGCGCCTCCGTCGCCGAACGGGCCCTCGCGGCCGGTGCCGCCCTCGTCAACGACGTCAGCGGCGGCCTCGCCGACCCCCGCATGATCCCGGCCGTCGCCGACACCGGCGCCCCCTTCGTCGTCATGCACTGGCGCGGCTTCCTCCAGGGCGGCAACGTCCGGGGCGAGTACACCGACGTCGTCACGGAAGTCGTCGACGAGCTGCACGCGCGCGTGGAGGCCGTCCTGGCGGGCGGCATCGCCCCCGAGCGCATCGTCGTCGACCCCGGCCTCGGCTTCTCCAAGAACGCCGGACACGACCTCGCCCTCCTCGCCGGCCTCGACCGGCTCCTCGCCCTCGGCCACCCGCTGCTCGTCGCCGCCAGCCGCAAGCGCTTCCTCGGCCGGGTCCTCGCCGGCCCCGACGGCCCCCCACCCCCCGCACGCGAACGTGACGCCGCCACCGCCGCCGTCTCCGCACTCGCCGCACACGCCGGCGCCTGGGCGGTCCGCGTCCACGAGGTACGCGCCACCGCCGACGCCGTCCGGGTCGCCCGCGCCATCGCGGCAGCGCGCGGCACGGGCACCGGCGCAGAAGGAGCCCGGTGA
- the tilS gene encoding tRNA lysidine(34) synthetase TilS — protein MGPHPAVAAIRLAVRRVLHDLLTEHHRTPAAVTHAPTHEPPPSSRLRPSREVPPPPPLVLVACSGGADSMALASALAFESRKLGIRAGGITVDHGLQSGSDARAAEVVQRLRELGLDPVDSVAVTVGRTGGPEAAARDARYAALDTAAERHGAAAVLLGHTRDDQAETVLLGLARGSGIRSLSGMAAVSGAGGRYRRPFLELDRQTARKACMVQSLPVWDDPHNADPAYTRSRLRHEGLPALEKALGKGVVEALARTAQLSRDDADALDSWAGQAEATVRDAAGLLECAKLYALPPAVRRRILRRAAIAAGAPAGSLFARHIEEVDRLITGWRGQGAINLPGKVVARRQGGRLVIRQG, from the coding sequence ATGGGTCCCCATCCTGCGGTCGCGGCGATACGCCTGGCGGTCCGCCGCGTCCTCCACGACCTCCTCACCGAACACCACCGCACCCCCGCCGCGGTGACGCACGCCCCCACGCACGAGCCTCCCCCAAGCTCCCGGCTGCGCCCGAGCAGGGAGGTACCCCCACCCCCGCCGCTCGTGCTCGTGGCATGCTCCGGCGGCGCCGACTCCATGGCCCTCGCCTCCGCCCTCGCCTTCGAATCCCGCAAACTCGGCATCAGAGCCGGCGGCATCACCGTCGACCACGGCCTCCAGTCCGGCTCCGACGCCCGCGCCGCGGAAGTCGTCCAGCGCCTGCGCGAACTCGGCCTCGACCCCGTCGACTCCGTCGCCGTCACCGTCGGCCGCACCGGCGGCCCGGAAGCCGCCGCCCGCGACGCCCGCTACGCCGCACTCGACACCGCGGCCGAACGCCACGGCGCCGCCGCCGTCCTGCTCGGCCACACCCGCGACGACCAGGCCGAAACCGTGCTGCTCGGCCTCGCCCGCGGCTCCGGCATCCGCTCCCTGTCCGGCATGGCCGCGGTCTCGGGGGCCGGCGGCCGCTACCGGCGCCCCTTCCTGGAACTCGACCGGCAGACCGCCCGCAAGGCCTGCATGGTCCAGTCCCTGCCCGTCTGGGACGACCCCCACAACGCCGACCCGGCCTACACCCGCTCCCGGCTGCGCCACGAAGGCCTGCCCGCCCTGGAGAAGGCCCTCGGCAAAGGCGTCGTCGAAGCCCTCGCCCGCACCGCCCAGCTCTCCCGCGACGACGCCGACGCCCTCGACTCCTGGGCGGGCCAGGCCGAGGCCACCGTCCGCGACGCCGCCGGACTCCTGGAATGCGCCAAGCTCTACGCCCTGCCGCCCGCCGTACGCCGCCGCATCCTGCGCCGCGCCGCCATCGCGGCCGGCGCACCCGCCGGATCACTCTTCGCCCGCCACATCGAGGAAGTCGACCGGCTGATCACCGGCTGGCGCGGTCAGGGAGCCATCAACCTCCCCGGCAAAGTCGTGGCCCGGCGGCAGGGTGGCAGACTGGTGATTCGGCAAGGCTGA
- the folE gene encoding GTP cyclohydrolase I FolE, protein MTDPVTLDGAGHIGEFDEKRAENAVRELLIAVGEDPDREGLRETPARVARAYRELLAGLRQEPEDVLTTTFDLGHDEMVLVKDIEIVSLCEHHLLPFHGVAHVGYIPAETGKITGLSKLARLVEVFARRPQVQERLTTQIADSLMKILEARGAIVVIEAEHMCMSVRGIRKPGAKTTTSAVRGQLRDATTRSEAMSLILAR, encoded by the coding sequence ATGACCGACCCCGTGACGCTGGACGGCGCCGGCCATATCGGCGAGTTCGACGAGAAGCGCGCCGAGAACGCCGTACGCGAACTCCTGATAGCGGTCGGCGAGGACCCGGACCGCGAGGGCCTCCGGGAGACGCCGGCGCGGGTGGCTCGGGCGTATCGGGAGTTGCTCGCAGGGCTGCGGCAGGAGCCCGAGGATGTTCTGACGACGACGTTCGACCTGGGGCACGACGAGATGGTCCTGGTCAAGGACATCGAGATCGTGAGCCTCTGTGAACATCACTTGCTGCCGTTCCACGGTGTGGCGCATGTGGGTTACATCCCGGCCGAGACCGGCAAGATCACCGGTCTGTCGAAGCTTGCCCGTCTCGTCGAGGTGTTCGCTCGGCGGCCGCAGGTGCAGGAACGACTCACCACGCAGATCGCCGACTCGCTGATGAAGATCCTCGAGGCGCGGGGCGCCATCGTCGTGATCGAGGCGGAGCACATGTGCATGTCCGTGCGCGGCATTCGCAAGCCGGGGGCCAAGACCACGACATCGGCGGTCCGTGGTCAGCTTCGGGATGCAACGACCCGGTCCGAGGCGATGAGCCTGATACTGGCGCGCTGA
- the folB gene encoding dihydroneopterin aldolase — MDRVALRGLKARGHHGVFPREREEGQTFIVDIVLGLDTRPAAADDDLAKTVHYGIVAEEVVAVVQGEPVDLIETLAERIAQVCLKHEGVQEVEVCVHKPDAPITVPFDDVTVTITRSRA; from the coding sequence GTGGATCGTGTCGCGCTGCGCGGCCTGAAGGCCCGCGGGCACCACGGCGTGTTCCCCAGGGAACGCGAAGAGGGCCAGACCTTCATCGTGGACATCGTCCTCGGCCTCGACACCCGACCGGCCGCGGCCGACGACGACCTGGCGAAGACCGTGCACTACGGCATCGTGGCGGAGGAGGTCGTGGCCGTCGTCCAGGGCGAGCCCGTCGACCTCATCGAGACGCTCGCCGAGCGCATCGCCCAGGTCTGTCTGAAGCACGAGGGAGTACAGGAGGTCGAGGTCTGCGTCCACAAACCGGACGCCCCGATCACCGTCCCCTTCGACGACGTGACCGTCACCATCACCCGGAGCCGAGCATGA
- a CDS encoding nuclear transport factor 2 family protein — MSAPHTDVEQVEAANTAFYEALEQGDFEELASLWLTPADLGVDESYHDPADTGVVSCVHPGWPVLTGRGEVLRSYALIMANTDYIQFFLTDVHVSVTGDTALVNCTENILSGGPAPEGAGEELGPLVGQLVVATNVFRRTPQGWKLWSHHASPVLAETDEDEQDDTPA, encoded by the coding sequence GTGAGCGCCCCGCACACCGACGTCGAACAGGTCGAGGCCGCCAACACCGCCTTCTACGAGGCACTGGAACAGGGCGACTTCGAGGAACTGGCGTCGCTCTGGCTGACCCCCGCCGACCTGGGCGTCGACGAGTCGTACCACGACCCGGCCGACACCGGCGTGGTCTCCTGCGTCCACCCCGGCTGGCCCGTCCTCACCGGCCGCGGCGAAGTCCTCCGGTCCTACGCGCTGATCATGGCGAACACCGACTACATCCAGTTCTTCCTGACCGACGTGCACGTCTCCGTCACCGGCGACACCGCCCTGGTCAACTGCACCGAGAACATCCTCAGCGGCGGCCCCGCCCCCGAAGGAGCCGGCGAGGAGCTCGGCCCGCTCGTCGGGCAGCTCGTGGTCGCCACCAATGTGTTCCGGCGCACGCCCCAGGGGTGGAAACTCTGGTCGCACCACGCTTCCCCCGTCCTCGCCGAAACCGACGAGGACGAACAGGACGACACCCCCGCCTGA
- a CDS encoding zinc-dependent metalloprotease → MTSIGGASTGMVDWNLAVATATRLVRPGPEVSRDEARAVVAELRRHAKASEEHVRGFTRLGTEEGHDTPVLVIDRPGWIRANVAGFRELLRPLLDKMQERRGNTPGGSVMSAVGGKVTGVELGMLLSFLSSRVLGQYETFAPATRELPSGGNGGGRLLLVAPNIVHVERELDVDPHDFRLWVCLHEETHRTQFTAVPWLRDHLEGEIQSFLQETDVDPMTVLERVREAAQTLAGGRPEAEEDDGGRSLVEIVQTPAQREILGRLTAVMSLLEGHADFVMDGVGPSVVPSVGEIREKFQQRRAKGASRLDLALRKLLGLDAKLRQYRDGERFVRAVVDEAGMDGFNRVWTSPNTLPTKAEIAKPADWVARVHRRAE, encoded by the coding sequence ATGACGAGCATCGGTGGTGCTTCAACCGGCATGGTCGACTGGAACCTCGCGGTCGCGACCGCGACCCGGCTCGTACGGCCGGGCCCCGAGGTCAGTCGCGACGAGGCCCGCGCCGTCGTCGCGGAGCTGCGCCGGCATGCCAAGGCCTCGGAGGAACACGTCCGCGGATTCACCCGCCTGGGCACCGAGGAGGGCCACGACACCCCCGTCCTGGTCATCGACCGCCCCGGCTGGATCCGGGCGAACGTCGCCGGGTTCCGGGAACTCCTCCGGCCCCTCCTCGACAAGATGCAGGAACGGCGCGGCAACACCCCGGGCGGCTCGGTCATGAGCGCCGTCGGCGGCAAGGTCACCGGCGTCGAACTGGGCATGCTGCTCTCCTTCCTGTCCTCCCGCGTCCTCGGCCAGTACGAGACCTTCGCCCCCGCCACCCGCGAACTCCCCAGCGGCGGCAACGGCGGCGGCCGGCTCCTGCTCGTCGCCCCGAACATCGTCCATGTCGAGCGCGAACTCGACGTCGACCCCCACGACTTCAGGCTCTGGGTATGCCTGCACGAGGAGACCCACCGCACCCAGTTCACCGCCGTGCCCTGGCTGCGCGACCACCTTGAGGGTGAAATCCAGTCGTTCCTGCAAGAGACCGACGTCGACCCCATGACCGTCCTCGAACGCGTCCGGGAAGCCGCCCAGACCCTCGCCGGAGGCCGCCCCGAGGCCGAGGAGGACGACGGCGGCCGCTCCCTCGTCGAGATCGTCCAGACCCCCGCCCAACGCGAGATCCTCGGCCGCCTCACGGCCGTCATGTCCCTGCTGGAAGGCCACGCCGACTTCGTCATGGACGGCGTCGGCCCGTCCGTCGTGCCCTCCGTCGGCGAGATCCGCGAGAAGTTCCAGCAGCGCCGCGCCAAGGGCGCCTCCCGCCTCGACCTCGCCCTGCGCAAACTCCTCGGCCTGGACGCCAAACTCCGCCAGTACCGGGACGGCGAACGCTTCGTCCGGGCCGTCGTCGACGAGGCCGGCATGGACGGCTTCAACCGCGTGTGGACCTCGCCCAACACCCTCCCCACCAAGGCGGAGATCGCCAAACCGGCGGACTGGGTCGCACGGGTGCACCGCAGGGCCGAGTAG
- the dacB gene encoding D-alanyl-D-alanine carboxypeptidase/D-alanyl-D-alanine endopeptidase translates to MVVPELRPWRAAKPHVVRLADAVRPRLARVAAATKPQVARLTRAGKPQVALPKTWQYTAGAATAGLALAAGVVTAAGPWDSSGQRTAERDRAVALGRAGGTDHGSAPGAPGRPRPAPSAGPVLTGLGGVSTVKSAPDGKALAGALDPLLKDPALGSRPAASVIDMTTGRRLYGSGNGTGLTPASTTKVATAVAALSALGTDHRLTTRAALEPDTREVVLVGGGDPTLTAREKAQGSASLRTLAAGTAAALADQGVREVTLSYDTTLWAGDENHPIGVDGNLARVTPLMADEGRTNDSTSGPAERVPDPAADAARRFGDFLKSHGIKTTAPGPSKATTRATTLATVSSPPLSALVERMLTNSDNDIAEALARQTAIATGDRADFAGAGKAIGAQLRELGLPVKGAAFKDGSGLNRADRLTPDLLTALLAKAADPAHPELRPALTGLPVAGFTGTLSSRYTDGASGVVRAKTGTLSGVHTLAGTLVDQDGRLLAFAFMANGTDRILPTTTQKALDRIATTLAACGCR, encoded by the coding sequence GTGGTCGTGCCAGAGCTGAGGCCTTGGCGGGCCGCGAAACCGCACGTGGTGCGCCTCGCGGATGCCGTACGACCACGCCTGGCCCGGGTCGCGGCAGCCACGAAACCACAGGTCGCGCGGCTCACCCGAGCCGGGAAACCGCAGGTCGCGCTGCCCAAGACCTGGCAGTACACCGCGGGTGCCGCCACCGCCGGACTCGCACTCGCCGCCGGTGTGGTGACCGCCGCCGGTCCCTGGGACTCCTCCGGTCAGCGTACGGCCGAGCGCGACCGGGCAGTGGCCCTGGGCCGCGCGGGTGGCACAGATCACGGCAGCGCCCCCGGCGCCCCCGGCCGCCCCCGGCCCGCCCCCAGCGCCGGACCCGTGCTGACCGGCCTCGGCGGCGTCAGCACCGTGAAGTCCGCCCCGGACGGCAAGGCCCTCGCCGGCGCCCTCGACCCGCTGCTGAAGGACCCCGCCCTCGGCTCCCGGCCCGCCGCGTCCGTCATCGACATGACCACCGGCAGGCGCCTGTACGGCTCCGGCAACGGCACCGGACTCACCCCCGCCTCCACCACCAAGGTCGCCACGGCCGTCGCCGCCCTGTCCGCCCTGGGCACCGACCACCGCCTCACCACCCGCGCCGCCCTCGAACCCGACACCAGGGAAGTCGTCCTGGTCGGCGGCGGCGACCCCACCCTCACGGCCCGCGAGAAGGCCCAGGGCTCCGCGAGCCTGCGCACCCTCGCCGCCGGCACGGCCGCGGCCCTCGCCGACCAGGGCGTCCGCGAGGTCACCCTCTCCTACGACACGACCCTCTGGGCGGGCGACGAGAACCACCCGATCGGAGTCGACGGCAACCTCGCCCGCGTCACCCCCCTGATGGCCGACGAGGGCCGCACCAACGACTCCACGAGCGGCCCCGCCGAACGCGTGCCGGACCCGGCGGCCGACGCCGCCCGCCGCTTCGGGGACTTCCTGAAGTCCCACGGCATCAAGACCACCGCCCCCGGTCCCTCCAAGGCCACCACCCGCGCCACGACCCTCGCGACGGTCTCCTCGCCCCCGCTCTCCGCCCTCGTCGAGCGCATGCTGACCAACAGCGACAACGACATCGCCGAAGCCCTCGCCCGCCAGACGGCGATCGCCACCGGCGACCGCGCCGACTTCGCCGGCGCCGGCAAGGCCATCGGCGCCCAGCTGCGTGAACTCGGCCTCCCCGTCAAGGGCGCCGCCTTCAAGGACGGCAGCGGCCTCAACCGCGCCGACCGGCTCACCCCCGACCTCCTCACCGCCCTGCTCGCCAAGGCCGCCGACCCCGCCCACCCCGAACTCCGCCCGGCCCTCACCGGCCTGCCCGTCGCCGGCTTCACCGGCACCCTCAGCAGCCGCTACACGGACGGAGCATCCGGCGTCGTCCGCGCCAAGACCGGCACCCTCTCCGGCGTCCACACCCTCGCGGGCACCCTCGTCGACCAGGACGGCCGCCTGCTCGCCTTCGCCTTCATGGCCAACGGCACCGACCGCATCCTCCCCACCACGACCCAGAAGGCCCTGGACCGGATCGCCACCACCCTGGCGGCATGCGGCTGCCGGTGA
- a CDS encoding inorganic diphosphatase, which produces MEFDVTIEIPKGSRNKYEVDHETGRIRLDRRLFTSTAYPTDYGFVENTLGEDGDPLDALVILDEPTFPGCLIRCRAIGMFRMTDEAGGDDKLLCVPSTDPRVEHLRDIHHVSEFDRLEIQHFFEVYKDLEPGKSVEGADWVGRTEAEAEIERSYKRFKDQGGH; this is translated from the coding sequence GTGGAGTTCGACGTCACGATCGAGATTCCGAAGGGTTCGCGCAACAAGTACGAGGTGGACCACGAGACCGGTCGTATCCGCCTGGACCGGCGACTCTTCACCTCGACCGCCTACCCGACCGACTACGGCTTCGTCGAGAACACCCTCGGCGAGGACGGCGACCCGCTGGACGCGCTGGTCATCCTCGACGAGCCGACGTTCCCGGGCTGTCTGATCCGCTGCCGCGCGATCGGCATGTTCCGCATGACGGACGAGGCGGGCGGCGACGACAAGCTGCTGTGCGTGCCGTCGACGGACCCGCGTGTGGAGCACCTGCGGGACATCCACCACGTGTCGGAGTTCGACCGCCTGGAGATCCAGCACTTCTTCGAGGTGTACAAGGACCTGGAGCCCGGCAAGTCGGTCGAGGGTGCCGACTGGGTGGGCCGCACGGAGGCCGAGGCCGAGATCGAGCGGTCCTACAAGCGCTTCAAGGACCAGGGCGGTCACTGA
- the hpt gene encoding hypoxanthine phosphoribosyltransferase, with protein MRVDAKDMGADLEKVLITKEEIDAKLADLAAKIDAEYAGKDLLIVGVLKGAVMVMADLARALSTPVTMDWMAVSSYGAGTQSSGVVRILKDLDTDIKGRHVLIVEDIIDSGLTLSWLLSNLGSREPASLKVCTLLRKPEAAKVAIDVEWVGFDIPNEFVVGYGLDYAEKYRNLPFVGTLAPHVYGG; from the coding sequence ATGCGGGTGGACGCGAAAGACATGGGTGCCGACCTCGAGAAGGTACTCATCACCAAGGAAGAGATCGACGCCAAGCTCGCCGATCTGGCAGCGAAGATCGACGCGGAGTACGCGGGCAAGGACCTGCTCATCGTCGGAGTCCTCAAGGGCGCGGTGATGGTCATGGCCGACCTCGCCAGGGCGCTGTCCACCCCCGTCACCATGGACTGGATGGCCGTATCCTCGTACGGGGCGGGCACCCAGTCCTCCGGTGTGGTGCGGATCCTCAAGGACCTCGACACCGACATCAAGGGCAGGCACGTCCTGATCGTCGAAGACATCATCGACTCCGGCCTGACCCTGTCCTGGCTGCTCTCCAACCTCGGCTCGCGCGAGCCCGCATCCCTCAAGGTGTGCACCCTGCTGCGCAAGCCCGAGGCCGCGAAGGTCGCCATCGACGTGGAATGGGTCGGCTTCGACATCCCCAACGAATTCGTCGTGGGCTACGGCCTCGACTACGCCGAGAAGTACCGCAACCTCCCGTTCGTCGGTACGCTCGCGCCCCACGTGTACGGCGGCTGA
- a CDS encoding DUF3180 domain-containing protein — protein MRELRIRVLAGVFVVSALLSWAGARLWNSVGTLPSVPLAAPIVLAVIAVVLLATALSIRARLKAQRERHPEAKGVDPLMAARAVVFGHASALVAALVAGMYGGTGVFLLESLDIPARRDQAIYAGLSVVAGIGVIAAAIFLERVCKLPEDDENDGTGVAPTV, from the coding sequence GTGAGAGAGCTGCGTATCAGGGTGCTGGCCGGCGTCTTCGTCGTGTCCGCCCTCCTGTCCTGGGCGGGCGCCCGCCTGTGGAACTCGGTCGGAACGCTCCCCAGCGTCCCCCTGGCCGCCCCCATCGTCCTCGCCGTGATCGCCGTGGTCCTGCTGGCCACGGCCCTCTCGATCCGCGCCCGCCTCAAGGCCCAGCGCGAGCGCCACCCCGAGGCCAAGGGCGTCGACCCCCTCATGGCGGCCCGCGCGGTCGTCTTCGGCCACGCCAGCGCCCTGGTCGCCGCCCTGGTCGCCGGCATGTACGGCGGCACCGGCGTCTTCCTCCTGGAATCCCTCGACATCCCCGCCCGCCGCGACCAGGCCATCTACGCCGGCCTCTCCGTCGTCGCGGGCATCGGCGTCATAGCGGCAGCGATCTTCCTGGAACGCGTCTGCAAACTCCCCGAAGACGACGAAAACGACGGCACGGGGGTCGCCCCGACGGTCTGA
- the ftsH gene encoding ATP-dependent zinc metalloprotease FtsH, whose amino-acid sequence MDVKRYFRGPVMWIVLAVLAVVVLMQVVGSSGGYKTVDTGQVVQAINQNKIESAKLTTGDEQTIKATLKDGVKVEGSSKIQASYIGDQGVDIANTLQNKYQDKQIPDGYTVSPSKQNPFVGILLSLLPFVLIVVVFLFLMNQMQGGGSRVMNFGKSKAKLITKDTPKTTFSDVAGSDEAVEELHEIKEFLQEPAKFQAVGAKIPKGVLLYGPPGTGKTLLARAVAGEAGVPFYSISGSDFVEMFVGVGASRVRDLFEQAKANAPAIVFVDEIDAVGRHRGAGLGGGHDEREQTLNQLLVEMDGFDVKGGVILIAATNRPDILDPALLRPGRFDRQIAVDRPDMQGRLEILKVHQKGKPVAPDVDLSAMARRTPGMTGADLANVLNEAALLTARSDKKLIDNHMLDEAIDRVVAGPQKRTRIMSDKEKKITAYHEGGHALVAAASPNSDPVHKITILSRGRALGYTMVLPDEDKYSTTRNEMLDQLAYMLGGRAAEELVFHDPTTGAANDIEKATGLARAMVTQYGMTERLGAIKFGGDNTEPFLGREMSHQRDYSEEVAALVDEEVKKLIETAHNEAWEILVENRDVLDNLVLQLLEKETLGKEQIAEIFAPIVKRPPRPAWTGSSRRTPSTRPPVLSPKELALTNGANGATPAISTAKSTAADPAPAAPERTPEDRPES is encoded by the coding sequence ATGGACGTGAAGCGATACTTCCGTGGGCCGGTCATGTGGATCGTGCTGGCCGTCCTTGCCGTGGTCGTGTTGATGCAGGTCGTCGGCTCGTCCGGCGGCTACAAGACGGTGGACACCGGCCAGGTCGTCCAGGCGATCAACCAGAACAAGATCGAGTCGGCCAAGCTGACCACCGGTGACGAGCAGACCATCAAGGCCACGCTCAAAGACGGTGTGAAGGTCGAGGGCAGCTCGAAGATCCAGGCGAGCTACATCGGCGACCAGGGCGTCGACATCGCCAACACGCTGCAGAACAAGTACCAGGACAAGCAGATCCCGGACGGCTACACCGTTTCGCCGTCCAAGCAGAACCCGTTCGTCGGCATCCTGCTCTCCCTGCTGCCCTTCGTGCTGATCGTGGTCGTGTTCCTGTTCCTGATGAATCAGATGCAGGGCGGCGGCTCCCGCGTCATGAACTTCGGGAAGTCCAAGGCCAAGCTCATCACCAAGGACACCCCCAAGACCACCTTCTCCGACGTCGCCGGATCCGACGAGGCCGTCGAGGAGCTCCACGAGATCAAGGAGTTCCTCCAGGAGCCGGCCAAGTTCCAGGCCGTCGGCGCCAAGATCCCCAAGGGCGTCCTGCTCTACGGGCCTCCCGGCACCGGCAAGACCCTGCTCGCGCGCGCCGTCGCGGGCGAGGCGGGCGTCCCCTTCTACTCGATCTCCGGTTCCGACTTCGTCGAGATGTTCGTCGGTGTCGGTGCCTCCCGAGTCCGTGACCTGTTCGAGCAGGCCAAGGCGAACGCCCCGGCGATCGTCTTCGTCGACGAGATCGACGCGGTCGGCCGCCACCGCGGCGCCGGCCTCGGCGGCGGTCACGACGAGCGCGAGCAGACCCTCAACCAGCTCCTCGTCGAGATGGACGGCTTCGACGTCAAGGGCGGCGTGATCCTCATCGCCGCGACGAACCGGCCCGACATCCTCGACCCGGCGCTGCTGCGCCCCGGCCGTTTCGACCGGCAGATCGCCGTCGACCGCCCGGACATGCAGGGCCGTCTGGAGATCCTCAAGGTTCACCAGAAGGGCAAGCCGGTCGCGCCCGACGTCGACCTGTCGGCCATGGCCCGCCGTACGCCCGGCATGACGGGTGCCGATCTGGCCAACGTCCTGAACGAGGCCGCTCTGCTGACGGCCCGCAGCGACAAGAAGCTGATCGACAACCACATGCTGGACGAGGCGATCGACCGTGTGGTCGCCGGCCCGCAGAAGCGGACCCGGATCATGTCGGACAAGGAGAAGAAGATCACCGCCTACCACGAGGGCGGACACGCCCTGGTCGCGGCGGCCTCCCCGAACTCCGACCCCGTCCACAAGATCACGATCCTGTCGAGAGGCCGCGCCCTCGGCTACACGATGGTGCTGCCGGACGAGGACAAGTACTCGACCACGCGCAACGAGATGCTGGACCAGCTGGCCTACATGCTGGGCGGCCGCGCGGCCGAGGAGCTCGTCTTCCACGACCCGACCACGGGTGCCGCCAACGACATCGAGAAGGCCACGGGCCTGGCCCGCGCGATGGTCACGCAGTACGGCATGACCGAGCGTCTCGGCGCGATCAAGTTCGGCGGCGACAACACCGAGCCCTTCCTCGGCCGTGAGATGTCTCACCAGCGCGACTACTCGGAAGAGGTCGCCGCGCTCGTGGACGAAGAGGTCAAGAAGCTCATCGAGACCGCGCACAACGAGGCCTGGGAGATCCTGGTCGAGAACCGCGACGTCCTCGACAACCTCGTGCTGCAGCTGCTGGAGAAGGAGACGCTGGGCAAGGAGCAGATCGCCGAGATCTTCGCCCCCATCGTCAAGCGCCCGCCCAGGCCCGCCTGGACCGGCTCCTCCCGCCGCACGCCGTCCACCCGTCCGCCGGTCCTCTCCCCCAAGGAGCTGGCCCTGACGAACGGCGCGAACGGCGCGACACCGGCCATCTCCACCGCCAAGAGCACCGCGGCGGACCCCGCCCCGGCGGCGCCCGAGCGGACCCCGGAGGACCGCCCCGAGAGCTGA
- the folK gene encoding 2-amino-4-hydroxy-6-hydroxymethyldihydropteridine diphosphokinase encodes MTAPFIKGPSDPTSQPVPASVVEKVDAADTTLSNPKWAVIALGSNLGNRLETLQGAVDALGDTPGLRIKGVSPVYETEPWGVDPGSQPAYFNAVVVLKTTLPPSSLLERAHAVEEAFHRVRDEHWGPRTLDVDIVSYADVVSDDPQLTLPHPRAHERAFVLAPWHDLDPEAQLPGRGPVAGLLDTVTRDGVAPRQDLELRLPE; translated from the coding sequence ATGACCGCGCCCTTCATCAAGGGTCCCAGCGACCCGACCTCACAGCCGGTACCCGCCTCCGTCGTCGAGAAGGTCGACGCCGCCGACACCACCCTGTCCAACCCCAAATGGGCCGTGATCGCCCTCGGCTCCAACCTCGGCAACCGCCTGGAGACCCTCCAGGGAGCCGTCGACGCCCTCGGCGACACGCCCGGCCTGCGCATCAAGGGCGTCTCCCCCGTCTACGAGACCGAGCCCTGGGGCGTCGACCCCGGCAGCCAGCCCGCCTACTTCAACGCCGTCGTGGTCCTCAAGACCACCCTCCCGCCGTCCTCGCTCCTCGAGCGCGCCCACGCGGTCGAGGAAGCCTTCCACCGCGTCCGGGACGAACACTGGGGCCCACGCACCCTCGACGTCGACATCGTCTCCTACGCCGACGTCGTCTCCGACGACCCGCAGCTCACCCTCCCCCACCCCCGCGCCCACGAACGCGCCTTCGTCCTGGCCCCCTGGCACGACCTCGACCCCGAGGCGCAACTGCCCGGCCGCGGACCCGTCGCCGGCCTCCTGGACACCGTCACCCGCGACGGCGTGGCGCCCCGCCAGGACCTGGAACTCCGGCTGCCCGAGTAG